One Capsicum annuum cultivar UCD-10X-F1 chromosome 2, UCD10Xv1.1, whole genome shotgun sequence genomic window carries:
- the LOC107858492 gene encoding butanoate--CoA ligase AAE1 translates to MDILCSTINMSHFVKDSKFCISNGPNQVHLSRTKRSHLLCQLSMDHHHEDESSSSSSAWASIKSCEANYVPLTPISFLERAAKVFSERTSVIYGPSSVLYTWEQTHARCLKLASALVNHLGISRGDVVATLAPNVPAIQELHFAVPMAGAVLCTLNTRLDSAMISTLLMHSEAKIIFVDQQFLQLAQEALSLLATKNKKTRQPLHVVIIPEKSNNNSPNTCEYESLLESGDKGFAIRWPITELDPISINYTSGTTSRPKGVVYSHRGAYLNSIATFLLHEMSTLPIYLWTVPTFHCNGWCLIWGLAAVGGTNVCLRSVSSKEIFESISLYKVTHMGGAPTVLNMIANTLLCDRKPLPHKVKIMTGGSPPPPQIISRMEELGFGVNHLYGLTETYAAGTYCLWKPEWDSLPSDERYILKSKQGVQHLCVEEVDVRDSITMKKVPADGVTMGEVMFRGNTVMSGYLKDIKATDEAFRGGWFHSGDLAVKHPDGYIEVKDRLKDIIISGGENISTVEVETVLYSHPAVFEAAVVARPDNHWGETPCAFMKLKEGFHVSSQEIINFCKDNLPHYKAPRTVIFQDLPKTSTGKIQKFILREKAKALSSLF, encoded by the exons ATGGATATTCTCTGTTCAACCATCAACATGAGTCATTTTGTAAAGGACTCAAAATTCTGTATCTCAAATGGTCCTAATCAAGTTCACCTCTCACGCACTAAGAGGTCCCATTTGTTGTGCCAGCTTTCTATGGATCATCATCATGAAGACGAGTCGTCGTCGTCGTCCTCGGCATGGGCATCCATAAAATCATGTGAAGCAAATTATGTTCCATTGACACCcataagtttcttggagagagCAGCCAAAGTTTTCAGTGAAAGGACTTCAGTTATCTATGGCCCTTCTTCTGTCTTATACACATGGGAACAGACTCATGCTAGGTGTCTCAAGCTTGCTTCTGCTCTTGTTAATCACTTGGGCATTTCTCGTGGAGATGTg GTAGCAACACTAGCCCCTAATGTACCAGCAATACAAGAACTGCATTTTGCGGTACCAATGGCTGGAGCAGTTCTTTGTACATTAAACACACGTCTCGATTCAGCTATGATATCAACACTTCTGATGCATTCAGAAGCAAAGATCATATTTGTGGATCAACAATTTCTCCAACTTGCTCAAGAAGCACTTTCTCTTCTTGCTACCAAAAACAAGAAAACAAGACAACCTCTTCATGTTGTAATAATCCCAGAAAAATCTAACAATAATAGTCCCAACACTTGTGAATATGAAAGTCTCCTTGAAAGTGGGGATAAAGGTTTCGCTATTAGATGGCCAATAACTGAACTTGACCCTATTAGCATTAACTATACTTCTGGAACAACATCAAGACCCAAAGGAGTTGTTTACAGTCATAGAGGTGCATATCTCAATTCTATTGCCACATTTTTGCTTCATGAGATGAGCACACTCCCTATTTATCTTTGGACTGTTCCAACATTTCACTGCAATGGATGGTGCCTCATTTGGGGTCTAGCAGCAGTAGGTGGCACCAATGTTTGTCTCAGAAGTGTATCttcaaaagaaatatttgaaagTATTTCACTGTACAAGGTGACACATATGGGTGGTGCACCTACTGTGTTGAACATGATAGCGAATACATTGTTGTGTGACCGGAAGCCACTTCCACACAAGGTGAAAATTATGACAGGTGgttcaccaccaccaccacaaatcATTTCAAGAATGGAGGAGTTGGGGTTTGGAGTAAATCATTTATATGGACTAACGGAGacatatgcagcag GTACATATTGCTTGTGGAAGCCTGAGTGGGATTCTTTGCCTTCAGATGAAagatatatactaaaatctaaacaagGAGTGCAGCATCTTTGTGTTGAGGAAGTTGATGTAAGAGATTCTATCACCATGAAGAAGGTGCCTGCGGATGGTGTAACAATGGGAGAAGTTATGTTTAGAGGCAATACAGTAATGAGCggatatttaaaagatataaaagcaACAGATGAAGCTTTTAGAGGTGGATGGTTTCATAGTGGTGATCTTGCTGTAAAACATCCTGATGGTTATATAGAAGTTAAGGATCGTTTGAAAGATATCATAATATCTGGTGGAGAAAACATAAGCACTGTTGAGGTGGAAACAGTTTTGTATAGTCATCCAGCAGTTTTTGAAGCAGCAGTAGTGGCTCGACCAGATAACCACTGGGGTGAGACACCTTGTGCATTTATGAAGTTGAAGGAGGGATTCCATGTTAGTTCTCAAGAAATTATCAACTTCTGCAAGGATAATTTACCTCATTACAAGGCACCTCGGACAGTTATATTTCAGGATCTGCCAAAAACTTCGACGGGAAAGATACAAAAATTTATCCTAAGGGAGAAAGCAAAAGCCTTAAGCAGTCTTttctga